In the Arthrobacter sp. 31Y genome, one interval contains:
- the rbfA gene encoding 30S ribosome-binding factor RbfA: MADPARAAKLAQRIKVVVAEALGRRVKDPRVESITVTDARVTNDLQHATIYYTVFGDDVAQADAARALEKAKGVLRQEVGRNITVRLTPTLEFVADQIPVNASNLEELLREAKRRDAEVAALAASAKHAGEADPYKGDAPEDIDEDDFDEEDTDLSGDNELDEDSNR, encoded by the coding sequence ATGGCTGATCCCGCACGCGCTGCCAAGCTGGCACAGCGGATAAAGGTGGTTGTTGCTGAGGCCCTCGGACGCCGGGTCAAGGATCCGCGCGTCGAGTCCATCACGGTCACCGACGCCCGCGTCACCAACGACCTTCAGCACGCCACCATCTACTACACCGTTTTTGGTGACGATGTAGCCCAGGCAGATGCTGCCAGGGCACTGGAGAAGGCCAAGGGTGTGCTGCGGCAGGAAGTGGGCCGCAACATCACGGTCCGCCTCACGCCCACCCTCGAGTTCGTGGCTGACCAGATCCCGGTCAATGCCTCCAACCTTGAAGAGCTGCTCCGTGAAGCCAAGCGTCGCGACGCAGAGGTAGCCGCGTTGGCTGCCAGCGCCAAGCACGCAGGCGAAGCAGACCCCTACAAGGGCGATGCCCCGGAGGACATCGACGAGGACGACTTCGACGAAGAGGACACTGACCTCTCCGGCGATAACGAGCTCGACGAAGACTCCAACCGCTAG
- a CDS encoding nucleoside deaminase, with the protein MSAHSPQQRDEYLNQAIKLAVQNVSDGGGPFGAVVVTPDGTVHEGVNRVTRDHDPTAHAEVVAIRRASAATKSFDLTGSVLYASCEPCPLCLSATLWARIGRVFFAADRHGAEKAGFDDAVFYEYFAGTRPELLPVEHAALASSDEPFEAWRNHVHRTAY; encoded by the coding sequence ATGTCGGCGCACAGTCCTCAGCAACGTGATGAATACCTGAACCAGGCCATCAAACTGGCCGTGCAGAACGTTTCCGACGGCGGCGGACCGTTCGGCGCCGTTGTGGTCACCCCGGACGGAACTGTCCATGAGGGAGTGAACCGTGTGACGCGGGACCACGATCCCACGGCACATGCGGAAGTGGTGGCGATTCGTCGTGCCTCGGCTGCCACCAAGAGCTTTGACCTGACGGGTTCCGTTCTCTACGCGAGTTGCGAGCCGTGCCCGCTCTGCTTGTCCGCCACGCTCTGGGCCAGGATCGGGCGCGTCTTCTTCGCGGCAGACCGGCACGGTGCGGAAAAGGCCGGCTTCGACGACGCCGTGTTCTATGAGTACTTCGCAGGCACCAGGCCGGAACTGCTGCCAGTGGAGCATGCCGCGTTGGCCTCTTCAGATGAACCCTTCGAGGCCTGGCGAAATCACGTCCACCGGACGGCGTACTAG
- a CDS encoding pyridoxal phosphate-dependent aminotransferase has protein sequence MPELAAHVRDVPVNQIREITEAAWSTPGAIVLSIGEPGFALPRHILDAGIACLARDETNYTPNAGIPALREAFAARFREQQSLAIGAERVYVVDGAQQGLHFAMSLLLSPGDEILIPNPGYPTFAMTSRLLHAVPVQYPLYPKNDFQPHIEDIEALITARTRVIVLNSPSNPLGAVISEKATRELVELAVRHDLWIISDECYEAFTFDVPHVSPARFDSEVPGEARVFTSLTLSKTYGLTGLRIGALICPPGLEQKMNNVMESIVSCVASPSQYAALAALSGPQDYVSQARDHYRSNRDAASALLAEKGIPFLGAQGAFYLWADVSHVSGGDVRTWVRKFLAESGVSFAPGTAFGSIGEGWIRIALCGGQQDLLDGVSRLPAKL, from the coding sequence ATGCCTGAGCTTGCCGCGCACGTCCGCGACGTCCCTGTGAACCAGATCCGCGAGATCACCGAAGCCGCTTGGTCCACCCCCGGAGCAATCGTGCTCAGCATCGGGGAACCGGGCTTTGCCCTCCCACGGCACATCCTGGACGCCGGCATTGCCTGCCTTGCCAGAGATGAGACCAACTACACACCCAACGCCGGGATTCCTGCACTCCGCGAAGCCTTTGCCGCCCGCTTTCGGGAGCAACAGAGCCTCGCCATCGGCGCAGAACGGGTCTATGTGGTGGACGGCGCCCAGCAGGGACTGCACTTTGCCATGAGCCTGCTCCTCTCCCCTGGCGACGAGATTCTCATTCCCAACCCCGGTTACCCCACCTTCGCCATGACCAGCCGGCTGCTGCACGCCGTGCCGGTTCAGTACCCGCTGTATCCGAAGAACGACTTTCAGCCGCACATAGAGGACATCGAGGCCCTCATCACAGCCCGGACCCGTGTGATCGTGCTGAACTCCCCGTCCAATCCCCTGGGTGCCGTGATCAGTGAAAAGGCCACCCGCGAGCTGGTGGAGTTGGCAGTCCGGCACGACCTCTGGATCATCTCGGACGAGTGCTATGAAGCCTTCACTTTCGATGTCCCCCACGTAAGTCCCGCCCGGTTTGACAGTGAAGTCCCCGGTGAAGCCCGGGTTTTCACGTCCCTGACTCTGTCCAAGACCTACGGGCTCACAGGCCTTCGGATCGGGGCATTGATTTGCCCGCCGGGGTTGGAACAGAAGATGAACAACGTGATGGAATCAATCGTGTCCTGCGTCGCGTCCCCTTCGCAGTATGCTGCCCTGGCGGCGCTGTCGGGCCCACAGGACTACGTTTCCCAGGCCCGCGATCACTACCGAAGTAACCGGGACGCAGCGTCGGCGCTGCTGGCGGAGAAGGGAATCCCGTTCCTGGGGGCTCAAGGAGCGTTCTATCTATGGGCCGACGTCTCGCACGTGAGCGGCGGGGACGTCCGGACCTGGGTGCGTAAGTTCCTGGCGGAATCGGGCGTGTCCTTCGCGCCCGGCACGGCGTTCGGGTCGATTGGCGAGGGATGGATCAGGATCGCCCTCTGCGGCGGTCAACAAGACCTGCTCGACGGCGTCAGCCGGCTCCCAGCCAAGCTCTAG
- the truB gene encoding tRNA pseudouridine(55) synthase TruB, protein MLSGLVIVDKPQGWTSHDVVGRMRRLAGTRKVGHAGTLDPMATGVLVLGINKATRLLTYIVGTSKTYTATIRLGETTITDDAEGEVTQARNAADITDHAVAAGVAALTGPIQQVPSSVSAIKVNGERSYARVRSGEEVKLAARPVTIHRFDIHSITRIDGGRVVDVDVTVECSSGTYIRALARDLGNALDVGGHLTALRRTHVGPYSLDQARTLEELAEELEVLEMSLAARSLMPNRELSEEETTEISFGRRIAAGPGAGTPDAATAENPAAAFAPSGELVALLADTGNFAKPVLVFAPGTGTGATGQAK, encoded by the coding sequence GTGCTTTCTGGACTGGTAATCGTTGACAAACCGCAGGGATGGACCAGCCATGATGTGGTTGGCCGGATGCGGCGGCTGGCCGGCACCCGGAAAGTGGGGCATGCGGGCACGCTTGATCCCATGGCGACCGGCGTGCTGGTGCTGGGCATCAATAAGGCAACGCGCCTGCTGACGTACATCGTGGGCACTTCCAAGACGTACACGGCCACCATCAGGTTGGGCGAAACCACCATCACCGACGACGCCGAAGGTGAGGTCACCCAGGCACGCAACGCGGCGGACATTACCGACCACGCCGTGGCGGCCGGTGTTGCCGCACTCACCGGGCCCATTCAGCAGGTCCCCAGCAGCGTGAGCGCCATCAAGGTCAACGGCGAACGCTCCTACGCCCGCGTCCGCTCTGGTGAAGAGGTCAAGCTAGCGGCCCGCCCGGTGACCATCCACCGCTTTGATATCCACTCCATCACCAGGATCGACGGCGGCAGGGTAGTTGACGTCGATGTCACCGTGGAATGTTCCTCCGGTACGTACATCAGGGCCTTGGCGCGGGACCTCGGCAACGCCCTGGATGTTGGGGGACACCTGACAGCCCTGCGCAGGACCCACGTCGGACCGTATTCCCTTGATCAGGCACGCACTCTGGAGGAACTGGCAGAAGAGCTCGAGGTCCTGGAGATGTCCTTGGCAGCACGATCGCTGATGCCCAACCGGGAACTGAGCGAGGAAGAAACCACGGAGATCTCCTTCGGCCGCCGCATCGCTGCCGGACCGGGAGCAGGAACGCCGGACGCCGCCACGGCAGAGAATCCCGCCGCAGCGTTCGCGCCGTCAGGAGAGCTCGTGGCCCTGTTGGCGGATACCGGCAACTTTGCAAAACCCGTGTTGGTCTTCGCACCGGGAACGGGAACCGGCGCAACTGGGCAGGCAAAATAG
- a CDS encoding bifunctional riboflavin kinase/FAD synthetase — protein sequence MVHIWNDPTEVPKDFGPTVVTIGNFDGVHRGHQHVLAQLTGTAKRHNIPSVAVTFDPHPAQVHRPDSAPELIMGLQDKLEALGHTGVDAVLVMKYTLDLAAMTPLEFVREILVEGLHAAHLVVGHDLRFGAGNAGDVVTMQELGDQLGFGVQVVNEYGAGGFPVHDDGDTDRRCSSTWVREALSEGDVVTAAAVLGRPHRMRGEVVHGAARGRDLGFPTANLSHDSTGYVPADGIYAGWLIDQAGTRWPAAISVGSNPTFDGVSRQVEAHVIDRPEENVEDFDLYGQNVAVEFTQRLRGMVAYRGPEALVEQMCLDVAQAHELLTRRQGHFDNTADVPVN from the coding sequence ATGGTCCACATCTGGAACGATCCCACCGAAGTCCCCAAGGACTTCGGACCTACTGTCGTTACCATCGGGAACTTTGACGGTGTCCATCGGGGCCATCAGCACGTCCTGGCGCAATTGACCGGCACGGCCAAGCGGCACAACATCCCGTCAGTGGCCGTGACTTTCGATCCCCATCCCGCCCAGGTGCACAGGCCGGATTCTGCTCCGGAGCTGATCATGGGGCTTCAGGACAAGCTCGAAGCACTGGGCCACACCGGGGTGGATGCAGTTCTGGTGATGAAGTACACCCTCGACCTCGCCGCGATGACCCCGCTGGAATTCGTCCGTGAAATTCTTGTTGAGGGTCTGCACGCCGCGCACCTCGTCGTAGGACACGACCTCCGCTTCGGCGCCGGTAATGCAGGCGATGTGGTCACGATGCAGGAGCTGGGCGACCAGCTCGGCTTCGGGGTGCAGGTAGTCAATGAATACGGTGCGGGAGGCTTCCCCGTTCACGACGACGGCGATACCGACCGCCGCTGTTCCTCCACCTGGGTGAGGGAGGCTTTGAGTGAAGGCGACGTCGTGACTGCTGCTGCAGTGTTGGGCCGTCCCCACCGCATGCGTGGGGAAGTGGTGCACGGAGCTGCCCGCGGGCGGGATCTCGGCTTCCCCACGGCAAACCTTTCCCACGATTCCACTGGTTACGTGCCGGCAGATGGCATCTATGCGGGATGGCTGATCGACCAAGCCGGCACGCGCTGGCCCGCCGCCATTTCCGTTGGTTCCAACCCCACCTTTGACGGCGTCAGCCGACAGGTGGAGGCGCACGTGATCGATCGCCCCGAGGAGAATGTGGAGGACTTCGACCTCTACGGGCAAAACGTTGCCGTTGAATTTACGCAACGCCTGCGTGGCATGGTGGCCTACCGTGGGCCGGAAGCCTTGGTCGAACAGATGTGCCTCGACGTAGCCCAAGCGCACGAGCTGTTGACCCGGCGCCAGGGGCATTTCGACAACACTGCTGACGTGCCGGTAAACTGA
- the rpsO gene encoding 30S ribosomal protein S15, producing the protein MALDAAVKQSIIKEYATSEGDTGSPEVQVAVLTQRIKDLTEHMKEHKHDFHTQRGLLAMVGRRKRMLSYLKNTDIARYRALIERLGLRR; encoded by the coding sequence GTGGCACTTGACGCCGCTGTAAAGCAGTCCATCATCAAGGAATACGCAACCTCTGAAGGCGACACCGGTTCGCCCGAGGTTCAGGTTGCAGTCCTGACTCAGCGGATCAAGGATCTGACTGAGCACATGAAGGAGCACAAGCACGACTTCCACACCCAGCGCGGTCTGCTGGCCATGGTTGGTCGTCGCAAGCGCATGCTTTCCTACCTGAAGAACACTGACATCGCCCGCTACCGTGCGCTCATCGAGCGTCTCGGCCTGCGCCGCTAG
- a CDS encoding polyribonucleotide nucleotidyltransferase, translating into MEGPEIQFSEAIIDNGRFGKRVIRFETGRLAKQAAGASMVYIDEDTALLSATTAGKQPREGFDFFPLTVDVEERMYAAGRIPGSFFRREGRPSTEAILACRLMDRPLRPAFVKGLRNEVQIVVTVLAINPDELYDVVAINASSMSTQLSGLPFSGPIGGVRVALIADEQGSQWVAFPKHSQLENAVFNMVVAGRITGDDVAIMMVEAEATDNSWNLIKEQGATAPTEEVVSEGLEAAKPFIKALCEAQADLAARAAKPTVEFPVFLDYQDDVYAAVEAAAADKLAAVFQIADKQDRDNASDELKDEVLGALAGQFEGREKELSAAFRSVTKQVVRQRILKDQIRIDGRGLTDIRQLTAEVEVLPRVHGSAIFERGETQIMGVTTLNMLKMEQQIDSLSPVTRKRYMHNYNFPPYSTGETGRVGSPKRREIGHGALAERALVPVLPTREEFPYAIRQVSEALSSNGSTSMGSVCASTLSMLNAGVPLKAAVAGIAMGLVSDQVDGQTRYAALTDILGAEDAFGDMDFKVAGTSEFVTAIQLDTKLDGIPASVLAAALKQAREARLHILEVINAAIDTPDELSEFAPRVIAVKIPVDKIGEVIGPKGKMINQIQEDTGADISIEDDGTVYIGATNGPSADAARSAINAIANPQVPEIGERYLGTVVKTTTFGAFVSLTPGKDGLLHISELRKLANGKRVDNVDDVVSVGQKVQVEITKIDDRGKLSLSPVVAEEEGAASEDAPAEAAEESAE; encoded by the coding sequence ATGGAGGGTCCCGAAATCCAGTTCTCCGAAGCCATTATTGACAACGGACGTTTCGGCAAGCGAGTCATTCGCTTCGAAACCGGCCGCCTTGCCAAGCAGGCAGCCGGCGCGTCGATGGTTTACATCGACGAAGACACCGCGCTGCTCTCGGCAACCACCGCAGGCAAGCAGCCGCGCGAAGGTTTCGACTTCTTCCCGCTGACGGTTGATGTTGAAGAGCGTATGTACGCTGCCGGCCGTATCCCGGGTTCGTTCTTCCGCCGCGAAGGCCGTCCCTCCACGGAAGCCATCCTGGCTTGCCGCCTGATGGACCGCCCGCTGCGCCCCGCCTTCGTGAAGGGCCTGCGCAACGAGGTCCAGATCGTCGTTACCGTTCTGGCAATCAACCCCGACGAGCTCTACGACGTCGTCGCCATCAACGCGTCCTCGATGTCCACGCAGCTTTCCGGCCTCCCGTTCTCCGGCCCGATCGGTGGCGTCCGCGTCGCCCTCATCGCCGACGAACAGGGTTCACAGTGGGTTGCTTTCCCCAAGCATTCCCAGCTTGAGAACGCCGTCTTCAACATGGTTGTAGCCGGCCGCATCACTGGCGACGACGTCGCCATCATGATGGTTGAAGCCGAAGCCACGGATAACTCCTGGAACCTCATCAAGGAACAGGGCGCCACGGCTCCCACCGAAGAAGTTGTTTCCGAGGGCCTCGAGGCTGCCAAGCCGTTCATCAAGGCACTCTGTGAAGCACAGGCAGACCTGGCAGCACGCGCAGCCAAGCCCACTGTCGAGTTCCCGGTGTTCCTGGACTACCAGGACGACGTCTACGCCGCTGTTGAAGCCGCTGCCGCTGACAAGCTGGCAGCTGTCTTCCAGATCGCCGACAAGCAGGACCGCGACAACGCCTCCGACGAGCTCAAGGACGAAGTCCTGGGCGCACTTGCCGGCCAGTTCGAAGGCCGCGAGAAGGAACTGTCCGCAGCGTTCCGCTCGGTCACGAAGCAGGTTGTGCGCCAGCGCATCCTCAAGGACCAGATCCGCATCGACGGCCGTGGCCTGACGGACATCCGCCAGCTCACCGCCGAGGTAGAGGTTCTTCCCCGCGTCCACGGTTCGGCCATCTTCGAGCGCGGCGAGACCCAGATCATGGGTGTCACCACGCTGAACATGCTCAAGATGGAGCAGCAGATTGACTCGTTGTCGCCGGTGACGCGCAAGCGCTACATGCACAACTACAACTTCCCGCCGTACTCCACCGGTGAGACCGGCCGCGTCGGTTCCCCGAAGCGCCGCGAAATCGGCCACGGTGCTCTCGCTGAGCGCGCCCTGGTTCCGGTTCTGCCCACCCGTGAAGAGTTCCCGTACGCCATCCGCCAGGTATCCGAGGCGCTTAGCTCCAACGGTTCCACGTCCATGGGTTCGGTCTGTGCTTCCACCCTTTCCATGCTCAATGCCGGTGTGCCGCTGAAGGCCGCTGTTGCCGGTATCGCCATGGGCTTGGTTTCCGACCAGGTTGACGGCCAGACCCGCTACGCAGCGCTGACCGACATCCTCGGCGCCGAAGACGCCTTCGGTGACATGGACTTCAAGGTTGCCGGCACGTCCGAGTTCGTTACGGCCATCCAGCTGGACACCAAGCTCGACGGCATCCCCGCTTCCGTGCTCGCAGCAGCACTGAAGCAGGCCCGCGAAGCCCGCCTCCACATCCTTGAGGTCATCAACGCAGCGATCGACACTCCGGATGAGCTCTCCGAGTTCGCCCCGCGCGTCATCGCCGTCAAGATCCCCGTGGACAAGATCGGCGAGGTCATTGGCCCCAAGGGCAAGATGATCAACCAGATTCAGGAAGACACGGGCGCGGACATCTCCATCGAAGATGACGGCACTGTCTACATCGGCGCCACCAACGGTCCGTCTGCCGATGCAGCACGTTCCGCCATCAACGCCATCGCCAACCCGCAGGTGCCGGAAATCGGTGAGCGCTACCTGGGTACGGTCGTCAAGACCACCACCTTCGGTGCTTTCGTTTCTCTCACCCCGGGCAAGGACGGCCTGCTGCACATCTCCGAGCTCCGCAAGCTGGCCAATGGCAAGCGCGTGGACAACGTTGATGACGTCGTTTCCGTGGGCCAGAAGGTCCAGGTCGAGATCACCAAGATCGACGACCGCGGAAAGCTCTCCCTCTCCCCGGTTGTTGCCGAGGAAGAAGGCGCAGCCTCAGAGGACGCTCCGGCCGAGGCCGCTGAAGAGTCCGCAGAGTAG
- a CDS encoding M16 family metallopeptidase has product MTVVPLPLVQTLPGGELIHGAEGGSVVRRSVLPGGVRVLTEAMPGQRSATIGFWVAVGSRDEADGQHGSTHFLEHLLFKGTKRRTALEIASAFDEVGGESNAATAKESTCYFARVLDTDLPMAIDVIADMITGAVLDPAELEQERDVILEEIAMDSDDPTDVAHEKFVAAVLGNHPLARPIGGTPDAIKAVARDSVWSHYQRYYRPEELVITAAGGLDHDVVCQLVLDALKAAGWQLDADAAPVNRRGTERAVITGTSGLHVVKRPVEQANIIMGCPTIVATDDRRFVMSVLNAVLGGGMSSRLFQEIREKRGLVYSTYSFTAAYADAGYFGMYAGCTPSKVRQVLELLGLELDKLAKEGITDEELRKAVGQLSGGIVLALEDTGSRMSRLGRAELVSGEFQDIDETLARINAVTVEDVQDLARELAAAPRTVTVVGPFEETETFGL; this is encoded by the coding sequence ATGACTGTCGTACCCCTGCCGCTGGTGCAAACCCTTCCCGGTGGCGAATTGATCCATGGTGCCGAGGGCGGTTCCGTCGTGCGGCGCTCGGTCCTTCCCGGCGGCGTGCGCGTCCTGACCGAGGCGATGCCCGGCCAGCGTTCGGCCACCATTGGTTTCTGGGTGGCAGTGGGTTCGCGCGATGAAGCGGACGGCCAGCACGGTTCCACACACTTCCTTGAGCACCTGCTGTTCAAGGGCACCAAAAGGCGCACGGCCCTGGAGATTGCGTCCGCGTTCGACGAAGTGGGCGGCGAATCCAACGCCGCGACAGCCAAGGAAAGCACCTGCTACTTCGCCCGTGTCCTGGACACGGACCTCCCCATGGCCATCGATGTCATCGCCGACATGATCACGGGCGCAGTCCTTGATCCTGCCGAATTGGAGCAGGAACGCGACGTCATTCTGGAAGAAATCGCCATGGACAGCGACGACCCCACGGACGTGGCCCATGAGAAGTTCGTGGCTGCGGTCCTGGGCAACCACCCGCTGGCACGCCCCATTGGGGGAACGCCCGATGCCATCAAAGCAGTGGCAAGGGATTCGGTGTGGTCGCACTATCAGCGCTATTACCGCCCGGAGGAACTGGTCATCACCGCTGCCGGCGGACTGGATCACGACGTCGTCTGCCAACTCGTCCTGGATGCCCTGAAGGCCGCCGGATGGCAGCTCGACGCCGACGCTGCGCCGGTAAACCGCCGGGGTACTGAACGCGCCGTCATCACAGGAACGTCCGGACTGCATGTGGTCAAGCGTCCCGTGGAGCAAGCCAACATCATCATGGGTTGCCCCACGATCGTGGCTACCGACGACCGCCGGTTTGTCATGAGCGTGCTTAATGCCGTGCTGGGCGGTGGCATGTCCTCACGCCTGTTCCAGGAAATTCGTGAGAAGCGCGGGCTGGTGTACTCCACGTACTCGTTCACTGCAGCGTATGCGGACGCCGGGTACTTCGGGATGTACGCCGGATGCACGCCTTCCAAGGTCCGCCAAGTGTTGGAACTGCTGGGCCTTGAACTGGACAAGCTGGCCAAGGAAGGCATCACTGACGAAGAGCTCCGGAAAGCTGTGGGTCAGCTCAGCGGCGGTATTGTGCTCGCGCTTGAGGACACAGGCTCGCGGATGTCGCGGCTTGGCCGGGCGGAGTTGGTGTCCGGGGAGTTCCAGGACATTGACGAGACGCTGGCCCGCATCAATGCCGTCACGGTGGAGGACGTTCAGGACCTCGCCCGCGAACTCGCAGCGGCGCCCCGCACCGTCACCGTTGTTGGTCCCTTCGAGGAAACCGAGACCTTCGGCCTGTAG
- a CDS encoding DUF1579 family protein, with protein sequence MDVPPSGHAAEMLRDFLGHWRGITEIAASPWGTARTAEAEAVFTKAAGGYAVVQSYRHREADGTHFEGHGMFTVDRDHGDTLWYYVDSMGRPPASPVRGTWHAGTLTLDRRTADGVARHTFRVEDGVLVHTADLKLEGTAGYSPLLKSVFRKP encoded by the coding sequence ATGGATGTGCCCCCGAGCGGCCATGCCGCCGAGATGCTGCGGGATTTCCTGGGTCATTGGCGGGGCATCACGGAGATCGCCGCGTCACCGTGGGGAACTGCGCGGACTGCTGAGGCTGAAGCGGTGTTTACCAAGGCCGCGGGCGGATATGCCGTGGTTCAGAGCTACAGGCACCGCGAAGCCGACGGCACGCATTTCGAAGGCCATGGAATGTTCACCGTCGATCGGGACCACGGCGACACTCTGTGGTACTACGTGGACAGCATGGGGCGGCCGCCGGCCAGCCCGGTCCGGGGGACCTGGCATGCGGGTACGTTGACTCTGGACCGGAGAACTGCCGACGGCGTGGCCCGGCATACGTTCCGGGTTGAGGACGGCGTCCTGGTGCACACGGCAGACCTGAAGCTTGAGGGTACGGCCGGGTACAGCCCGTTGTTGAAGAGCGTGTTCAGGAAGCCCTGA
- a CDS encoding MoaD/ThiS family protein yields MLVRYFAAARAAAGVEEERHVLPEGTSLEALLEAALAVERPVPPEGTPTLAKIVARSSFLRNEVAVRDRTAPLGNDDVIDVLPPFAGG; encoded by the coding sequence TTGCTTGTCCGTTACTTCGCTGCCGCGCGCGCGGCCGCCGGGGTCGAAGAAGAACGTCATGTCCTCCCGGAAGGCACCAGCCTTGAGGCGCTGCTGGAAGCTGCCCTCGCCGTCGAACGTCCAGTGCCGCCCGAAGGTACCCCAACGCTCGCCAAGATCGTGGCGCGCAGCAGTTTCCTCCGCAACGAGGTGGCCGTGCGGGATCGCACGGCTCCCCTGGGAAATGATGACGTGATTGACGTCCTGCCGCCCTTCGCCGGGGGCTGA
- the moaA gene encoding GTP 3',8-cyclase MoaA has protein sequence MSVQLGMPVPPSGGATGSTESGVASPPPRPAGTPTGLWDRYGRRATDMRLSLTDKCNLRCTYCMPAEGLEWLSKQAVMTKDEIVRIVRIGVNSLGVRELRLTGGEPLVRADLVDIISGIRADHPDLPISMTTNGVGLDKKAAALKAAGLTRINVSLDSLHEETFTQLTRRPFLDRVLAGVDAAWAAGLGPVKLNAVLMRGINDAESPDLLEWALGRGYELRFIEQMPLDADHGWTRRNMITAAEIRELLSRDFVLGTDPRERDGAPAERFEVRRRDTATGDATGPVLGTVGIIASVTEPFCSDCRRTRITAEGKIMSCLFSREEFDLLGLLREGATDDELASRWQDAMWVKPKAHGMDHTGLGASDFVQPDRSMSAIGG, from the coding sequence ATGAGTGTTCAGCTAGGCATGCCGGTGCCCCCTTCGGGCGGTGCCACAGGCAGCACGGAAAGCGGCGTGGCAAGTCCGCCTCCACGCCCAGCAGGCACGCCCACCGGACTGTGGGACCGCTATGGCAGGCGCGCAACGGATATGCGTCTGTCCCTGACGGACAAGTGCAACCTGCGCTGCACTTACTGCATGCCTGCCGAGGGACTGGAATGGCTCTCGAAACAAGCCGTGATGACCAAGGACGAAATAGTCCGCATCGTTCGCATCGGCGTCAATTCCCTGGGCGTACGGGAGCTCCGGCTCACCGGCGGTGAGCCTTTGGTTCGCGCCGACTTGGTGGACATCATTTCCGGTATCCGGGCCGATCACCCGGACCTCCCCATCTCCATGACCACCAACGGCGTGGGGCTGGATAAGAAGGCTGCAGCCCTGAAGGCCGCCGGCCTCACCCGGATCAACGTCTCGCTCGATTCCCTCCACGAGGAGACCTTCACCCAACTCACCCGGCGTCCCTTCCTGGACCGCGTCCTGGCCGGCGTGGATGCCGCTTGGGCAGCCGGGTTGGGCCCGGTGAAACTCAACGCAGTGCTCATGCGGGGCATCAACGACGCCGAATCGCCGGATCTTCTGGAGTGGGCACTGGGCCGCGGCTACGAACTTCGTTTCATTGAGCAGATGCCCTTGGACGCGGACCACGGGTGGACCCGGCGGAACATGATCACGGCCGCCGAGATTCGTGAACTGCTCTCCCGCGACTTTGTGCTGGGCACGGACCCCCGCGAGAGGGACGGCGCCCCGGCCGAACGTTTTGAAGTACGACGCCGTGACACGGCAACCGGGGATGCCACGGGTCCGGTCCTCGGTACAGTCGGCATCATCGCCTCAGTCACGGAGCCGTTCTGCTCCGATTGTCGCCGCACCCGCATTACTGCGGAGGGCAAGATCATGAGCTGTCTCTTCTCCCGCGAAGAGTTCGATCTCTTGGGACTCCTTCGTGAAGGTGCCACGGACGACGAACTGGCATCGCGGTGGCAAGATGCAATGTGGGTCAAGCCCAAGGCCCACGGCATGGATCACACCGGTCTCGGCGCATCGGACTTCGTCCAGCCGGACCGCAGCATGAGCGCAATCGGAGGCTGA